In the Nicotiana tabacum cultivar K326 chromosome 16, ASM71507v2, whole genome shotgun sequence genome, one interval contains:
- the LOC107806356 gene encoding uncharacterized protein LOC107806356, producing the protein MVSFHTTQVPTQRNVFPNIEDLSKKRKWEEEEISDEKPQKAKTMTSLFGTQLHLETPLPLEWQRCLDIKSGHIYFYNTRTQKRTSRDPRLSTTPEPPTPVHMSLDLELNLLPCGSPEKSQNSYFIGNNKNSIIKKKSTEGQGLITRSPSWLTFDVDQQEMVTAVCKKCHMLVMMSTSSPTCPNCKFVNPPDETPPTLFKRRLSSF; encoded by the exons ATGGTCTCCTTTCACACAACTCAAGTTCCAACACAAAGAAATGTTTTTCCAAATATAGAAGATTTGTCTAAGAAGAGAaaatgggaagaagaagaaatttcTGATGAAAAGCCACAGAAAGCCAAGACTATGACATCTTTATTCGGCACTCAGCTGCATCTCGAGACTCCACTGCCTTTGGAGTGGCAAAGATGTCTCGACATTAAG TCTGGACATATTTACTTCTATAATACAAGGACACAAAAGAGGACATCAAGAGATCCAAGACTGAGTACTACTCCCGAGCCACCAACTCCAGTGCATATGAGTTTAGACCTTGAACTCAACTTATTACCATGTGGATCACcagaaaaatctcaaaattctTATTTCATTGGTAAtaacaagaattccatcattaaAAAGAAGAGTACTGAGGGTCAAGGTTTGATCACTCGTTCTCCCTCTTGGCTAACATTTGACGTGGATCAACAAGAGATGGTCACTGCTGTTTGCAAGAAATGTCATATGTTAGTAATGATGTCCACATCTTCACCAACATGTCCAAATTGCAAATTTGTCAATCCACCAGATGAAACCCCTCCTACCCTTTTCAAGAGAAGGCTAAGCTCATTTTGA